A portion of the bacterium genome contains these proteins:
- a CDS encoding aminoglycoside phosphotransferase family protein — MKSISLLFYTHNDPVATLEILQQVEMACLKWRWKLKRMTHRLSQVHGDFHAWNILFRKGVDFTVLDRSRGEWGEPADDVTSMTINYVFHSLQKYGALYSTFEKMFLKFWETYLNATKDIEILKTVQPFYAWRSLVLLNPVWYPRLAIPIREQLLGFVKNVLAVETFAPERINELL; from the coding sequence TTGAAGAGTATCTCTCTTCTATTCTACACACACAACGATCCGGTAGCTACGTTAGAAATTTTGCAGCAAGTGGAAATGGCTTGTTTGAAATGGCGCTGGAAACTGAAACGTATGACTCACAGGCTCAGCCAGGTGCATGGCGACTTTCATGCCTGGAATATTCTTTTTCGAAAGGGCGTGGATTTTACGGTATTAGATCGTTCCAGAGGCGAATGGGGGGAACCGGCCGATGATGTAACTTCAATGACAATCAATTATGTTTTTCATTCCTTACAGAAGTACGGCGCTTTGTATTCCACTTTCGAAAAAATGTTTTTGAAATTCTGGGAAACTTATTTAAATGCAACGAAAGACATCGAAATTCTCAAAACGGTCCAGCCTTTTTACGCGTGGCGTTCACTGGTCTTATTAAATCCGGTCTGGTACCCGCGTCTCGCGATTCCCATTCGCGAACAGCTTTTGGGGTTCGTAAAAAATGTGCTCGCGGTTGAAACATTCGCACCCGAACGGATCAACGAACTCCTGTAA
- the nrfH gene encoding cytochrome c nitrite reductase small subunit has protein sequence MLKSLFKSSDFVTILVSVAIGGAVGLGAYTFLYAKGSSYLTNNPAACANCHIMNEQYDGWVKSSHRSVAGCNDCHTPHSLIPKYMTKASNGFWHSFRFTTGRFHEPIQINDRNRKVTEGACRSCHEEIVQAIEGADQSMGKISCISCHSTVGHL, from the coding sequence ATGCTCAAAAGTCTCTTCAAGTCTTCGGATTTTGTAACTATTTTGGTATCAGTAGCGATCGGCGGAGCGGTCGGGCTTGGAGCATATACTTTTCTTTATGCCAAAGGATCTTCTTATTTAACGAATAACCCTGCGGCCTGCGCAAATTGCCACATCATGAATGAGCAATACGACGGTTGGGTGAAATCAAGTCATCGATCGGTAGCCGGTTGCAATGATTGCCATACACCGCATAGCCTGATTCCGAAATATATGACGAAAGCTTCAAACGGTTTCTGGCATTCCTTTCGTTTCACAACCGGACGTTTTCACGAGCCGATTCAGATTAATGACCGGAATCGAAAGGTAACAGAAGGGGCGTGTCGCAGTTGTCACGAAGAAATCGTTCAGGCGATTGAAGGGGCAGATCAATCCATGGGAAAAATTTCTTGTATATCCTGTCACTCAACAGTGGGCCATTTGTAG
- a CDS encoding multicopper oxidase domain-containing protein — protein MSQAKPTLWRMRIRSTFTLFIFKCWTVITRFDGFRERYVWHCHILEHEDNEMRIMDVI, from the coding sequence ATGTCACAAGCAAAACCAACACTATGGCGGATGCGCATCCGATCCACCTTCACCTTGTTCATTTTCAAGTGTTGGACCGTCATCACTCGCTTTGACGGTTTTAGAGAACGCTATGTCTGGCATTGCCATATTCTGGAACATGAAGATAACGAGATGCGGATTATGGATGTGATCTGA
- a CDS encoding alcohol dehydrogenase catalytic domain-containing protein, producing the protein MLATVFRGVNDLRVEEVPRPHPGFGEAVIRVSLTTICGTDVHIMRGEYRVQPGLIIGHEVVGIVDELGPGVTGYEVGDRVLVGAITPCGQCRACLSGHLSQCGHGGGYEALGGWRFGNTINGAQAEYLLVPYAQANLAKVPDNVTNEQAVLLADIASTGFSGAESAKIKIGDSVVVFAQGPIGLCSTVGAKLMGASLIIAVDGDENRLAISKKVGADVVLDYRHTDVVPDVKRLTEGGADVAIEALGTQQTFESSLRCLRPGGILSSLGVYSGKLELPYQAFGAGIGDYRIVTTLCPGGKERMRRLLSIVQAKRFDPSLLLTHNFPLSRINDAYKLFSERLDGVLKVAIRP; encoded by the coding sequence ATGCTTGCAACAGTATTTCGCGGAGTGAATGATCTTCGCGTGGAAGAAGTTCCGCGACCGCATCCCGGTTTTGGGGAAGCGGTGATTCGGGTGAGTTTAACAACCATTTGCGGAACCGACGTTCACATCATGCGTGGTGAATATCGGGTTCAGCCTGGGCTTATTATTGGTCACGAAGTTGTAGGAATTGTAGATGAACTTGGTCCGGGCGTCACGGGATACGAAGTAGGAGATCGTGTTCTTGTAGGCGCAATCACACCGTGTGGACAATGCCGAGCTTGTTTGTCAGGTCACCTTTCGCAATGTGGTCATGGCGGCGGTTACGAAGCGCTTGGTGGTTGGCGTTTTGGAAATACGATCAATGGAGCGCAAGCGGAATACCTCCTTGTCCCTTATGCGCAGGCCAACCTTGCAAAAGTACCTGACAACGTCACAAATGAACAAGCCGTCTTACTCGCAGATATCGCGTCAACGGGCTTCAGTGGCGCAGAGTCGGCAAAAATCAAGATTGGTGACTCCGTTGTAGTTTTTGCGCAAGGTCCCATCGGACTTTGCTCAACAGTCGGCGCCAAATTAATGGGAGCTTCTTTGATCATCGCAGTGGATGGCGATGAGAATCGGTTGGCTATTTCTAAGAAAGTTGGAGCGGATGTCGTTCTTGATTATCGGCACACGGACGTTGTTCCCGATGTGAAACGACTTACCGAAGGCGGAGCAGATGTTGCGATCGAGGCACTGGGTACACAGCAGACGTTCGAAAGCTCTTTGCGATGTTTGCGTCCAGGCGGAATACTTTCAAGCCTGGGTGTTTACTCAGGGAAATTGGAATTGCCTTATCAGGCTTTCGGCGCAGGTATTGGAGACTATCGAATCGTCACGACTTTGTGTCCAGGTGGCAAAGAAAGGATGCGGCGTTTGTTAAGCATCGTTCAGGCAAAACGTTTCGATCCATCGCTTTTGTTGACCCACAATTTCCCGTTAAGCCGGATCAATGATGCGTACAAATTGTTCAGCGAAAGATTGGATGGGGTCCTGAAGGTGGCAATCCGGCCATGA
- a CDS encoding universal stress protein encodes MFRKILVATDFSKPSRAALLAAISLAEHGSGRVETLHVSTLGEYPFGSSPFVVATSSLQADLRGKLEDFFPQRVYPNSDRHLILGASISDEIQNFARKNGFDLIVLGSHGRGPVGRLFLGSVVQKVTHDSQIPVMVVRDFEHANERYHGFDRILIPTDFSDTSYKALTLGVEFANFLKADLHYIHVIDLPTVTDLNSVYPFLNMTIPPIAGTDVNLTLQKDLKNHYLVGNQKVATLIGDPVREILSYSEEHHIGFIVMGTHGRKGLERVLMGSVTAGIVARSKIPVITVSVSQLAQ; translated from the coding sequence ATGTTCAGGAAAATACTGGTGGCTACAGACTTTTCAAAACCTTCCCGTGCTGCACTGCTCGCAGCGATCAGTCTTGCGGAGCACGGCAGCGGGAGAGTCGAAACTCTTCACGTATCCACATTGGGCGAATACCCGTTTGGCAGTTCTCCTTTCGTGGTAGCGACTTCCAGCTTGCAGGCGGATCTCCGCGGAAAACTTGAAGATTTCTTCCCACAACGCGTCTATCCGAATAGTGACCGGCATCTGATTCTGGGGGCGTCGATTTCTGACGAAATACAAAATTTCGCACGTAAAAACGGCTTCGACTTAATTGTACTGGGAAGTCACGGAAGGGGACCTGTCGGTCGATTGTTTTTGGGAAGTGTTGTCCAGAAGGTTACCCACGATTCTCAGATTCCAGTCATGGTGGTCCGAGACTTCGAACATGCGAATGAAAGATACCATGGGTTCGACAGAATTCTGATCCCAACGGATTTTTCGGATACAAGCTACAAGGCACTGACTCTCGGAGTCGAATTTGCAAACTTCTTGAAAGCTGATCTTCATTACATCCATGTGATCGATCTGCCAACTGTAACTGATTTGAACAGCGTTTATCCATTTCTAAATATGACAATTCCGCCAATCGCAGGAACGGATGTAAATCTGACACTGCAAAAAGATCTGAAGAATCATTACCTTGTTGGAAATCAAAAAGTGGCGACATTGATCGGTGATCCGGTCCGTGAAATCCTCTCCTACTCAGAAGAGCATCACATCGGCTTTATCGTAATGGGAACTCATGGCCGGAAAGGACTGGAACGCGTGTTGATGGGTAGTGTTACAGCCGGCATCGTCGCCAGGAGCAAAATTCCGGTGATCACCGTTTCCGTGTCGCAACTAGCACAGTAG
- a CDS encoding ammonia-forming cytochrome c nitrite reductase subunit c552 — translation MNKTASRLLIAVIAAAAAAGGAALLVNIMERKQEARNPFYRVVDLDDNTEDSALWGKNFPLQYDGYKRTVDQIRTRFGGSEAIPRTPSQADPRSVVAQSRLEEDPRLKIIWAGYAFAKDFREERGHAYMLLDQTYTERQIVAKQPGTCLHCHASVYVPYKKAGNGVLFAGFEKINSMPYSESRKLVSHPVSCIDCHDPGSMALRVTRPGFMEGIRVWKASQGIPDYDVNQMATRQEMRSYVCGQCHVEYYFKGKEKRLVYPWHKGIKVDEIFSYYEEEKFRDWVHAETGAETLKAQHPEFEMWNQGIHSRSGVACADCHMPYTRVGALKISDHHVRSPVLNINRACQTCHRWSEEELRTRVEIIQERVFKLRNLAMDAVIELIQDIKTARSLGRSEEQLKAAREFQRRAQFYLDFVEAENSTGFHAPEEAERILAESINFSRKGQVSLRTLQ, via the coding sequence ATGAATAAAACTGCAAGCAGGTTGCTGATCGCTGTAATTGCAGCGGCCGCAGCTGCAGGCGGCGCTGCATTGCTGGTGAATATTATGGAAAGGAAACAGGAAGCTCGAAATCCTTTCTATCGTGTAGTGGATCTGGATGATAACACGGAAGACTCAGCCCTCTGGGGCAAGAACTTTCCTTTGCAGTATGACGGTTACAAACGAACAGTCGATCAAATACGGACACGTTTTGGGGGCAGTGAAGCCATTCCTCGCACTCCTAGCCAGGCCGATCCGCGCTCTGTTGTTGCGCAATCGCGTTTAGAAGAAGACCCTCGGCTGAAAATAATTTGGGCCGGCTATGCTTTTGCAAAAGATTTTCGCGAAGAGCGCGGACATGCATACATGCTTTTGGATCAAACCTATACGGAAAGGCAGATCGTTGCAAAGCAACCGGGTACCTGTTTGCATTGCCATGCTTCCGTATACGTTCCTTACAAAAAGGCAGGAAATGGCGTTCTGTTCGCGGGCTTTGAAAAAATCAACTCTATGCCTTATTCGGAATCACGGAAGCTCGTTTCTCATCCTGTCTCTTGTATTGATTGTCATGACCCAGGTTCCATGGCCTTGCGTGTTACAAGGCCTGGGTTCATGGAAGGTATCCGTGTATGGAAAGCTTCGCAGGGAATTCCGGATTATGACGTGAATCAGATGGCGACGCGTCAGGAGATGCGCAGTTATGTTTGCGGTCAGTGCCATGTTGAGTATTACTTCAAAGGGAAAGAAAAGAGACTCGTTTACCCGTGGCATAAAGGGATTAAGGTTGACGAAATTTTTTCCTATTACGAAGAAGAGAAGTTTCGTGATTGGGTCCATGCCGAAACAGGCGCTGAAACGTTGAAAGCGCAGCATCCTGAATTTGAAATGTGGAACCAGGGGATTCATTCCCGTTCAGGCGTTGCCTGTGCGGATTGCCACATGCCGTATACACGAGTGGGTGCGTTGAAAATTAGCGATCATCATGTGCGGAGTCCGGTTTTGAATATCAACCGTGCGTGCCAAACATGTCATCGCTGGTCCGAAGAAGAATTAAGAACGCGTGTAGAAATCATTCAGGAGCGTGTTTTCAAACTTCGCAATCTGGCTATGGATGCGGTGATTGAATTGATTCAGGACATCAAGACAGCCAGGAGTTTGGGAAGATCAGAGGAGCAACTGAAAGCAGCTCGCGAGTTCCAGAGGCGAGCTCAGTTTTACCTTGATTTTGTTGAAGCGGAAAATTCAACGGGCTTTCATGCGCCGGAAGAAGCGGAGCGTATCCTTGCCGAATCCATCAATTTTTCGCGAAAAGGCCAGGTCTCTCTTCGGACTCTTCAATAA
- a CDS encoding universal stress protein, which yields MGTHGLSGHEKFFTGSVTNKVLHKAALPVLTVCRPTHHFIREDDVRHVEIKKILCALDYDLNSRQVAKLALQIGRMYQAEITIFHTVPKVHANEWEAQQQWVKDKLMEFVDPTEEDWCTAKFLVGSGHPAEEILKIVSKNQIDLVVLGHHSRKVKEELFLGSVAKKVVTDSICPVLVARSRQDIVGHELTLI from the coding sequence ATGGGAACGCATGGCCTTTCCGGTCATGAAAAATTTTTTACCGGATCTGTGACGAACAAAGTTTTGCACAAGGCCGCGCTGCCGGTTCTTACAGTATGCCGGCCGACGCATCATTTCATCCGGGAGGATGACGTGCGCCACGTCGAAATCAAAAAGATACTCTGCGCGTTGGATTACGATTTGAACAGCCGCCAGGTCGCTAAACTCGCTCTTCAGATTGGGCGGATGTATCAGGCAGAAATAACCATTTTCCACACCGTGCCAAAAGTCCACGCAAACGAGTGGGAGGCTCAACAGCAATGGGTCAAAGACAAGCTTATGGAATTTGTGGACCCAACCGAAGAAGACTGGTGCACCGCGAAATTTCTAGTAGGATCCGGGCATCCGGCTGAAGAGATTCTGAAGATAGTGAGTAAGAATCAAATCGATCTCGTGGTGCTAGGCCATCATTCAAGAAAGGTAAAAGAAGAGTTGTTTCTAGGCAGTGTTGCAAAAAAGGTTGTCACAGACTCAATTTGCCCGGTGTTGGTTGCTAGATCGCGCCAAGACATTGTGGGTCATGAACTAACTTTAATTTGA
- the cysC gene encoding adenylyl-sulfate kinase → MNPGFVIWLTGLPGSGKTTIARLLLEKLKERRIITAHLESDQLRKILTPEPDYSRSERDWFYSVVVYMGKVLSDHGVNVLLDATANLRKYRDAMRTAVPRFMEIYVRCPLDVCVARDPKGIFAAAQKGKAATVPGMQEPYEEPEHADLILDSDRISAEQAAQKIIEAIHFI, encoded by the coding sequence ATGAATCCTGGATTTGTGATCTGGCTCACCGGGCTACCCGGATCCGGAAAGACTACCATCGCAAGGCTTCTTCTGGAGAAACTAAAGGAAAGGAGAATCATAACGGCACATCTGGAATCAGACCAGCTCCGCAAGATTTTAACCCCTGAACCGGATTACTCGCGAAGCGAAAGAGATTGGTTTTATTCGGTTGTTGTATATATGGGAAAAGTCTTATCGGATCATGGTGTGAATGTACTACTGGATGCTACCGCAAATCTGCGGAAATATCGCGATGCAATGCGCACTGCTGTTCCCCGTTTTATGGAGATATATGTTCGCTGTCCGCTGGACGTTTGCGTGGCGCGTGACCCAAAAGGTATTTTTGCTGCAGCGCAAAAGGGAAAAGCGGCCACCGTACCGGGAATGCAAGAACCTTATGAAGAGCCGGAACATGCGGATCTGATCTTGGATTCTGATCGTATCTCTGCTGAACAAGCCGCCCAAAAAATCATAGAAGCAATCCACTTTATTTAA
- a CDS encoding universal stress protein: MSSMRVFKKILCPVDFSDYSSLALRYAVVLAHENDAPLVICHSIPDLSQTISYLQGDYVETVHEALIFNAKEKLDSFIGSMDSVQAIKIIEQGNPTDVILQNSQENGLRFDCDGNAWPFRS, from the coding sequence ATGTCTTCCATGAGGGTCTTCAAGAAAATTCTTTGCCCGGTGGATTTTTCAGACTATTCGTCGTTGGCCTTGCGTTACGCTGTTGTGCTTGCTCACGAAAATGATGCGCCGCTGGTTATTTGTCATTCCATTCCTGACCTTTCACAGACGATCAGCTATCTGCAAGGAGATTATGTAGAGACCGTTCACGAAGCTCTGATTTTTAATGCGAAAGAAAAGCTGGACAGTTTCATTGGAAGCATGGATTCGGTCCAAGCCATAAAAATCATTGAACAGGGAAATCCCACGGACGTGATTTTACAAAACAGCCAGGAGAACGGCTTGCGATTTGATTGTGATGGGAACGCATGGCCTTTCCGGTCATGA
- a CDS encoding GGDEF domain-containing protein, with amino-acid sequence MKTVLARWSILIFGCAVIGLIGYADLITAQKVSLYVFYAVPIFFGAWLAGPTVGIVFCCASVFAWMIVDLRLTQWEPFIVLWNAALRLSFFIGISIVISLLKSNLEREKASARIDFLTELPNRRVFLAAANQERERAIRHKHPLTIAYVDLDDFKEMNDRSGHDIGDILLKEVGSVLKQNIRSSDSVARIGGDEFVVLLPETNFESGQVAIHKLQESWKKQMRDKHWNISLSIGAVTYVEHFPEVKEMLTEADRLMYAAKASGKNRIRHKMADLSTNSTICHSGLRG; translated from the coding sequence ATGAAGACAGTGCTCGCCAGATGGAGCATTTTGATTTTCGGTTGCGCGGTGATCGGCTTGATCGGTTACGCAGACCTGATCACCGCGCAGAAGGTTTCTCTTTACGTTTTCTACGCCGTGCCGATCTTTTTCGGTGCGTGGCTGGCCGGTCCAACTGTGGGGATTGTTTTCTGCTGCGCTTCTGTATTCGCATGGATGATCGTGGATCTTCGCTTGACGCAATGGGAGCCCTTTATTGTCTTGTGGAATGCCGCATTGAGACTCTCCTTTTTCATAGGCATCTCCATTGTCATTTCTTTATTGAAGTCCAATCTGGAACGGGAAAAAGCGTCGGCCAGGATTGATTTTTTAACAGAGCTTCCGAACCGGCGAGTCTTCTTAGCTGCTGCGAATCAAGAGCGAGAAAGAGCCATTCGGCACAAACATCCGCTTACCATTGCCTACGTTGATCTGGATGATTTTAAAGAAATGAACGATCGCTCAGGCCACGATATTGGAGATATCCTTTTGAAAGAAGTCGGCTCAGTGCTCAAACAGAATATACGAAGCTCCGATTCGGTTGCGCGTATTGGAGGAGATGAGTTTGTAGTTTTATTACCGGAGACTAATTTCGAATCGGGACAGGTTGCGATTCACAAACTGCAGGAGAGCTGGAAGAAGCAAATGCGGGATAAACATTGGAATATTTCGCTGAGCATTGGCGCCGTGACCTATGTAGAGCATTTTCCTGAGGTCAAGGAGATGTTGACGGAGGCTGACCGTCTGATGTATGCGGCAAAAGCTTCGGGCAAAAATAGAATCCGGCACAAGATGGCCGATTTGTCAACAAACTCGACAATCTGTCACTCCGGCTTAAGGGGATGA